One part of the Solea solea chromosome 1, fSolSol10.1, whole genome shotgun sequence genome encodes these proteins:
- the rgs5b gene encoding regulator of G-protein signaling 5b yields MCRGLDSLPITCLEKAKELKALFGSLLQKSDHSITGTGQSKKCNKQRLNINEPLKWKESFEELLSCQNGLCLFRAFLVSEFSEENIAFYLACEDYRAAKPSKLATKAKKIYEEFIGLDAKREVNLDHVTKSITKENMEHPSQSCFDLAQSKIFSLMEKDSYPRFLKSPFYLELSRKSKSG; encoded by the exons ATGTGCAGAGGATTAGACTCGCTGCCCATCACCTGCCTGGAGAA GGCAAAGGAGCTGAAAGCTCTGTTTGGAAGTTTACTCCAGAAATCAGATCACAGCATCACTGGCACTGGACAGTCAAAGAAATGCAACAAACAAAG GTTAAACATCAATGAGCCTCTGAAATGGAAAGAATCATTCGAGGAGTTGCTGTCCTGCCAAA aTGGACTGTGCCTGTTCAGAGCATTCCTCGTCTCAGAGTTCAGCGAGGAAAACATCGCCTTCTACTTGGCATGTGAGGACTATCGTGCAGCTAAACCTTCCAAACTGGCCACGAAGGCCAAGAAGATTTACGAGGAGTTCATTGGGTTGGACGCAAAACGAGAG GTGAATCTGGACCATGTGACCAAGTCCATCACAAAGGAGAACATGGAGCATCCCAGCCAGTCCTGTTTTGACCTGGCCCAATCCAAAATCTTCTCTCTGATGGAGAAGGACTCTTACCCTCGTTTCCTCAAGTCTCCTTTTTACCTGGAGCTCAGCAGAAAGTCCAAGAGCGGGTAA